A section of the Chloroflexota bacterium genome encodes:
- the lipB gene encoding lipoyl(octanoyl) transferase LipB — protein sequence MGKGRRRAGRCWSLADPMAQLDVQNLGRIAYRDGLAWQYETADRVRSGDGPDVLGLLEHEPVYTMGARGGRANLLTQESELGDQGIEVVDVDRGGDITYHGPGQLVAYPILLLERIGLGPSDYVHRLEDVIVDVLAARGIPAAADPARPGVWVDGAKIAAVGVRCQRGVTRHGIAINVNLDLRPFEAIVACGLPGAPVTSISRLQGGSVALGAVAEEFAGAFARGFGFELNRRPPPQTQGSGQG from the coding sequence TTGGGTAAGGGCCGGAGGCGCGCCGGCCGCTGCTGGAGCCTGGCTGATCCGATGGCGCAATTGGACGTTCAGAATCTTGGCCGCATCGCTTATCGCGACGGGTTGGCGTGGCAGTACGAGACCGCCGACCGGGTCCGGTCTGGCGACGGCCCGGACGTTCTCGGCCTGCTCGAACACGAGCCCGTGTACACGATGGGCGCCCGCGGAGGGCGGGCCAACCTGCTGACCCAAGAGTCCGAGCTGGGAGATCAGGGAATCGAAGTTGTCGACGTCGATCGCGGCGGCGACATCACCTACCACGGGCCTGGCCAGCTGGTGGCCTACCCGATCCTGCTGCTGGAGCGAATCGGACTTGGTCCCTCGGACTACGTTCACCGCCTCGAGGACGTGATCGTTGACGTGCTGGCCGCCCGGGGCATCCCCGCGGCCGCCGATCCGGCCCGGCCTGGTGTCTGGGTCGACGGGGCCAAGATCGCGGCCGTCGGGGTCCGCTGCCAGCGCGGCGTTACCCGGCACGGGATCGCCATCAACGTCAATCTCGATCTGCGCCCGTTCGAAGCCATCGTCGCCTGCGGGCTGCCCGGGGCGCCGGTTACCTCGATCAGCCGGCTTCAGGGTGGTTCGGTCGCCCTCGGAGCGGTGGCCGAAGAATTCGCGGGTGCCTTCGCCCGCGGGTTCGGGTTCGAGCTGAACCGCCGCCCCCCGCCGCAGACCCAAGGATCCGGGCAGGGCTGA
- the aceE gene encoding pyruvate dehydrogenase (acetyl-transferring), homodimeric type translates to MHTDPATVANGELPIDELELLDWTQALQDVLHARGPDRVKRLLEDLQIYAQRAGVWSPEALNTPYVNTIPVHLQSEYPGNQALERRIKSIIRWNAMAMVVKANMESDGIGGHISTFASAATLYEVAQNHFFKGPDHPSGGDIIYFQGHGSPGMYARAFLEGRLNQTQLTNFRRELQDQPGLPSYPHPWLMPDFWNYPTVSMGLGPLMSIYQARFMRYMQARGLEAPSERKVWAFVGDGEIDEPESLAGISLATRAMLDNLIWVVNCNLQRLDGPVRGNSKIIQELEAIFRGAGWHVIKVLWGSDWDELFERDQKGLIARRLRTVVDGDFQKYSVSDGAYLRSHFWNADPELAALVADKSDDELWRLTLGGHDPIKVYAAYHQAMRNRGAPTVILARTIKGYGLGEAGEGRNITHQQKKLNADELLAFRDRFQIPISDQVASDLDFHHPGPDSREVVYMKERRRQLGGSIPERRVTASSLRAPSDEFIEEFLAGSGDRVASTTMAYVRILTKLLRDPELGRYVVPIVPDEARTFGMEALFRQCGIFSPVGQRYEPVDSASLLPYRETVDGQILQEGINEAGSMSSFIAAGTSLMNYGQPMIPFYTYYSMFGMQRVGDLVWAAADSRTRGFLVGGTAGRTTLAGEGLQHQDGHSHLLASAVPNLYSYDPAFAYEIAVIIQDGIRRMFQDDQEVFYYLTVGNENYRQPPMPDDPGVREGIVKGLYKFSTSPLPEAPLQVNLIGSGPMLNEAVTAQAELADRFDIGADVWSATSLGLLRSDADAIERWNMLHPNDPPRVPYVRRCLGDAPRVSVSSSDYVKAMADSLGRWTAGPFLALGTDGFGRSEARAELRDFFEIDHRYMVLAALGALAKRGEVENSVARAAIAHFQIDPEKANPVLS, encoded by the coding sequence ATGCACACCGACCCGGCGACCGTTGCCAACGGCGAGCTCCCAATCGACGAGCTTGAACTGCTCGATTGGACCCAGGCCCTGCAGGACGTGCTGCACGCACGCGGCCCCGACAGGGTCAAGCGGCTGCTTGAAGACCTGCAGATCTACGCCCAGCGCGCCGGAGTGTGGTCACCCGAGGCGCTCAATACTCCTTATGTAAACACGATTCCGGTCCACCTGCAATCCGAATACCCCGGCAACCAGGCTCTCGAACGCCGGATCAAGAGCATCATCCGCTGGAACGCGATGGCCATGGTGGTCAAAGCCAACATGGAATCCGACGGCATCGGCGGCCACATTTCCACGTTCGCTTCGGCGGCGACCCTGTACGAGGTCGCCCAGAATCACTTCTTCAAGGGTCCCGATCACCCCTCCGGGGGCGACATCATCTACTTCCAGGGCCACGGCTCCCCGGGGATGTACGCGCGGGCCTTTCTTGAAGGACGTCTGAACCAGACGCAATTGACAAATTTCCGGCGCGAACTGCAGGACCAGCCCGGGCTGCCCTCCTACCCGCACCCCTGGCTGATGCCCGATTTCTGGAACTACCCGACGGTCTCGATGGGTCTGGGTCCGTTGATGTCGATTTACCAGGCCCGCTTCATGCGCTACATGCAGGCCCGCGGGCTGGAGGCGCCCTCCGAGCGCAAGGTGTGGGCGTTCGTGGGCGACGGCGAAATCGATGAACCCGAGAGCCTGGCCGGCATTTCGCTGGCCACCCGCGCGATGCTCGACAACCTCATCTGGGTGGTCAACTGCAATCTGCAGCGCCTGGACGGGCCGGTGCGCGGAAATTCCAAGATCATCCAGGAACTGGAGGCCATTTTCCGCGGGGCCGGCTGGCACGTGATCAAGGTGCTCTGGGGTTCGGATTGGGACGAATTGTTCGAGCGCGACCAGAAAGGACTGATCGCGCGGCGCCTGCGCACCGTCGTCGACGGGGACTTCCAGAAGTATTCGGTCTCCGACGGTGCCTACCTGCGCTCGCATTTCTGGAACGCCGACCCCGAACTGGCGGCCCTGGTCGCCGACAAGAGCGACGACGAGCTCTGGCGGTTGACCCTAGGCGGTCACGATCCGATCAAGGTCTACGCCGCCTACCACCAGGCGATGCGCAATCGCGGCGCGCCGACGGTGATCCTGGCCCGGACCATCAAGGGCTACGGGCTCGGCGAGGCCGGCGAAGGCCGCAACATCACCCACCAGCAGAAGAAGCTGAACGCCGACGAACTGCTGGCGTTCCGCGACCGCTTCCAGATCCCGATTTCCGACCAGGTCGCATCGGATCTGGATTTCCACCATCCGGGTCCCGACAGCCGCGAAGTCGTCTACATGAAAGAGCGAAGGCGCCAGCTCGGCGGCTCCATCCCGGAGCGCAGGGTCACGGCCAGCTCGCTGCGGGCCCCGTCCGATGAATTCATTGAGGAATTCCTGGCCGGTTCGGGCGATCGCGTTGCCTCGACGACGATGGCCTACGTCCGCATCCTGACCAAGCTGCTGCGCGACCCCGAGCTCGGCCGCTACGTCGTGCCCATTGTTCCCGACGAAGCCCGCACGTTCGGCATGGAAGCCCTGTTCCGGCAATGCGGGATCTTCTCACCGGTTGGGCAACGCTACGAGCCGGTCGATTCGGCCAGCCTGCTGCCCTACCGCGAAACCGTCGACGGCCAGATCTTGCAAGAGGGAATCAACGAAGCCGGCTCGATGTCGTCATTCATCGCCGCCGGGACTTCGCTGATGAATTACGGTCAGCCGATGATCCCGTTCTACACCTACTACTCGATGTTCGGGATGCAGCGGGTCGGAGACCTGGTTTGGGCGGCGGCCGACTCGCGCACCCGTGGTTTTCTGGTGGGCGGGACCGCCGGGCGCACCACCCTGGCCGGCGAGGGCCTGCAGCATCAGGACGGTCACAGCCATCTGCTCGCCTCGGCGGTGCCCAACCTCTACAGTTACGATCCAGCCTTCGCATACGAGATTGCGGTGATCATCCAGGACGGCATCCGCCGGATGTTCCAGGACGACCAGGAGGTCTTCTACTACCTGACGGTCGGCAACGAGAATTACCGCCAGCCGCCCATGCCGGACGATCCCGGCGTGCGGGAAGGCATCGTCAAGGGGCTCTACAAGTTCTCGACGTCGCCGTTGCCAGAGGCGCCCCTGCAAGTGAACCTGATTGGCAGCGGCCCGATGCTCAACGAGGCGGTGACGGCCCAGGCCGAGCTTGCCGACCGCTTCGACATCGGCGCCGACGTCTGGTCGGCGACCAGCCTGGGTCTGCTGCGCAGTGACGCCGACGCGATCGAGCGCTGGAACATGCTCCACCCCAACGATCCGCCGCGAGTCCCGTACGTCCGGCGCTGCCTGGGCGATGCTCCGCGGGTCTCGGTCAGTTCGTCGGATTACGTGAAGGCCATGGCCGATTCGCTCGGCCGCTGGACCGCCGGTCCCTTCCTCGCCCTAGGGACCGACGGATTCGGGCGATCCGAGGCCCGGGCCGAGCTGCGCGACTTCTTTGAAATCGATCACCGCTACATGGTGCTGGCCGCTCTCGGGGCACTGGCCAAGCGCGGTGAAGTCGAAAATTCGGTCGCGCGGGCTGCTATCGCGCATTTCCAGATTGATCCCGAAAAAGCCAACCCGGTGTTGAGTTGA
- a CDS encoding biotin/lipoyl-binding protein produces MTVEDPAAATKRLKMPYLGDGAGEADILKVMVAEGDEIAVEQPVIEIETDKATVEVPSDLSGKVLKLLVAPGQQISSGDAILEIAARPSSEPAPPATSPPAPQP; encoded by the coding sequence TTGACTGTCGAAGATCCCGCCGCGGCGACCAAGCGGCTGAAGATGCCCTACCTCGGCGACGGCGCCGGGGAAGCCGACATCCTCAAGGTGATGGTCGCCGAAGGTGATGAGATCGCCGTCGAGCAACCGGTGATCGAAATCGAAACCGACAAAGCCACCGTCGAGGTGCCATCGGATCTTTCGGGCAAGGTCCTAAAACTCCTGGTCGCACCCGGCCAACAGATCAGCAGCGGCGACGCGATCCTGGAGATTGCGGCCCGGCCGAGCAGCGAACCTGCCCCGCCGGCCACGTCCCCGCCGGCGCCCCAACC